The sequence below is a genomic window from Cataglyphis hispanica isolate Lineage 1 chromosome 13, ULB_Chis1_1.0, whole genome shotgun sequence.
TAGGATGTAATTCATACTACGTACTACTAAGTCCATTAAGTTctagggaggaggaggagggataCAATTTTTGGCTTGTGCTCTGTTCATCGCTCTGTATGTgcttcaaaatttgaaatttgccGATGTAATAAACGTTTAATAAAGACCCGAGAAAGCGAGAAATAGAATGCGGTTTGTTTCCGAATCCTTAAATCAGTTTAAGCTTTTTTGTGTAATCAAATgtgtcgataatttttttgataacctTATAATTAAGACACTCGCCGCAAAAAAGGAATtgcgaatttttaaatttttattgaactaAAACCGTAAATTTATCGAGTGAAATTAAGTAacctctttttttataagaaacagAGCTACTCGTCAGAGATAAATTACcggttgtaaaaaattaataatataggaaCATGATGTAACAGCGCTAATTTgcttatattatctattacaaaaaatataagagattaaTGAGATGACTATAAATGGTCTACTCATAATTAGTCAACAAAATATGCGCAAATAGTAGGTATGAAAactggaaaaaagaaaagtctatatatgttttaattcttatataatttatcgcacAAGAAATTAGTCGTGATTTCGttattttgtgatttataacgaaatattgatttattataaattcgtaCGCAGTATCTGCAGAAAGGAAAAAtcgaaggaaaaatatatcgcataaACTTGATTCACTTTTTGAGATATCGTCGAAGGACACCGTTTAAAATTGTTACGCCACTGTCCGACGAAGCTTGGAAATTTCTGATCTCCCGGTTCACTCTGAGCATCTCGCAGTCGTGAGAGTCTCGGCATGTAATCGAGTACTTGGGAGTACAGCTTCCGCTGCTGCCGGTCTAGAACGTTGACTAGAATTACCTGGCCGTGTGGCGAAGATCACTATTAGCAACAATCGTTTTCATCCATTCTTCGTATCTTCAACGAGGTAATCAATGATATtgacttaaatttaaaaacaggtAGACATcgagaaaattacattttgtgtGTAAAGGATGTTCATCAATATAAGCAATGGAAAAGttctttatattactattttctaCACCTCGGAAGATGAGTGTGTCTGTGAtacattattgttatatattatatgattaacggtattttaatcgaagaaagattaaatttggATCAAGAGATATACTTCTCTTACGTTAGAAAATAACTAGCATCGAAATCACTCAACTGGAGATTATGTATTGACCAATGTGTGCGATGCTATTTTGAAATCTGCCCTTTTTGacctaaatttataaacattaaatcgAGAATCACGAATGGAatcatcgatattaaatattaacgaataatggtgctgaaataaatataagttagtTAATTAGACAGAAGAGATGAATAGTTtgcattcataattaatactaattaatacttttgtattaatattatttaatttttaataatttctatatttacgaaaaaacTTTGTTAtcgttgattaaataatataattttgagcaACAACAAGAACAATAGGGAACGTGTACATTagcagataattataaatgattttataaattatcttaattaaaaatatatatttcatcacttttactttcataaaagtattttaaaaaataaaacacagtcgtattatagattatatgtaGAAGCTACAATCAGTGTTTTAAACAATCggtgttttaaaataaattttaaattaattttgctctgctttgatttaatttctatatacaaatacatgcatacatatatccagggagtttttatattatattgatagacGCGAGATTTTTGACAGTCAACAAGACCTGCCGCACGAATCAAAACGAAAACacgataaaagtaaaaaaaacaaacacatCGTAATTACGATAACCAAACGACCGATGTAAATGTAAGTTGGTAAGACGATAGTAGAATCAATTGTGTGTGGAAGTTTTTGTGTTAGACACTCAATAGACACAATTCTTTATTATCGCTTTATTATCGTTCGGCACGCGAGGAAAACATTTCTAAGATTTGCTATTTGATAGATCCGCGAAATCTCGAAGAGAATAAGAAAgtattaatctatattatattatattatattatatatatatatatatatatatatatatatatatatatatattacatttcttacacgtttctttattttgcaaaCTTCGCTTTCAGATTAGctcgaaaaattgaaaattaaagtaaaaagtttcgaaagaaaattcaattgtCAATCTGCTTATAGTATCGATGTTACATAATtatggtatataaatattgatggtacataaatattgattacaattaaaaaatctgtgcgattgataattaaatccattaattttacataataaatttatcgaaataaataaaaatcgcgcaattaaatattttaacgtataatttattttagttctctttctctaattcTGCCTCTTATCGTGcaacatacatattatttcttgGATGCTTTCAGCTTCGCGACAAATTATTCCGTAATATTCCTGCCATCGACTTTGAgccaagaaaaagaaaaattacattaaattgtttttatctattaaattatatgtgaactttgtatgtgaaaaaaatgtaattgataaAGCAGAATCAAAAAAGCTGCTTGATCAGTAAATTACTCGAGTTTATGTATCACGCGCACTTGTGAGCATGCGAGCGCGGGATGTGAGAATGTTTAATCACGAATGTGCTTTGATcgcattacaaaaaattgccATTGCAACTGGTGGAAACTGCGATTaattttggtaaaaaaaaaaaaaaccgagatagattaaaacaaaatatgttgTCGCAGTATGTTGCAACTGTTTAATAAAGATTACcattccttctctctcgttcagcttgaaagatatttatacctgtctctagaaatataaattggcatgtataaataaattaaataatctctaCCAAGATATGTTCGCGAAATATACACTTAAATAACGGATTATAAGTATgtgctttaaaatttaagtatatattttaataataatttctctctcgcacACCCACAATTCTCgtcaatatattctatatttttgtgattcaTTGAAACACATccgaagattaaatttaatttatcatcgcTCTCGAATGcttatgcaaaaaattcttaaaatacgAAAATCTATATAACTGTTGCTTCACGAAAAAGTGTGTGAAGAAACTGCATACAGATTATAAAGTCCGCGAAATCCACAACTTAGATATTCCTGTGAAATGTTTAATTCATCTCACCAGTGATCGtgtgtattattgtattattgtattttgcaATGAGAATATGCCGTTATTAGGCTTTCTTTTGGCGTTCCGCCTTGATAAGGCGAGGTCGTGCCttctcgataataaattatcgttgTTTTCTTTATTGTCTATTTTGTGTATTTGACTCATTGAGACTTAGCTTGAGTCGCATTTAAAAGATTCAATAGCAGATTGTAGACGATCATCAACGAATTATCTcccatataaacatattactAGAATGATTTGTCTatcaatagaaaatagaataaaattcgaaGCAATTACATCAATGTACATTAtcgaaaatctttaaataaatatatacctaCTTTTATGAGAGAAGAGAATTTATATCAGAgaagaaaagtttattttttctgttttattatatgctcCAACACAcacaatcataatattttgacaattaatatatattattaaatagatgtAATGTAGTTGTATTCAAACTCGCATagcttcaaaattaaattcgtaaGCAGATCGTTTATGAtgtctttaatctttttttcagatattatgattttattttcaacctAAACATGACCATGGAATGCAAGAGTTCATCAACCGCAGTGAGCATTCCAAAATTACATCTATAGAAATATACGATAAGCAGCcgattaatctaattaaaaataaattctattgttTGTTAGAAAATCAAGGAGACGCCGGAAAACGATGGCATCTGCCCGGAATTGAGATTGCTGCAATCGATCGCAATGCAAACCTCGTTGGGTCAGACAGCATTGAAACTCGTAGACAATTTTCTATGGACCGTGGAGAAGTGCGCGGAATGGAGCCTACCTATCCAGGAAGTTGAAGGTACGATCCGTAAATATCGCGCGATCAATCGTAGATTTATTCTCCAAATTCGCTTTTAGACGAGAATGGGAAATCTTCGGGGAAATTGGAATTCGTAAGACCGTTGCCctggattttatttttgccgaGCTTGGTGATGCTACGTACGATCAGGATGACGGTGAACGTAGGTGCTTTCGTAATAGGTTACCCCCAAGTCACACCGAGTGCATTGGTACGTCTCGCTTTTACATGATGTGCAGGATTTAACGTTATGCATCGATAGTGAAATAATGAAGCAAGCTTTATATTCTACTTATATCATTCAACTTTTCCATCACGaaactgttttataaaattcacaaatattattttgctactTAATTATTCAGATATTGTGATCCTTTTTTATCACACGTCTCGTTTATCATCTAAATGCTTTCCCCGACAGGTAAAATTCCTGCAAAAAAGTCGCATGCGACTAAATGACATAAAGAATAGTGGAACGAGGGAGAAACAGGATAAGGTAAGAACGTACACGCTTCTTTCGATCGATAATGTATAAAGGACGCGAGAAAACGCGTTTTGCTCTTCAAagagataatgaaattaaattagcatGATAATAGTTTTGTGGTGGTGGGTGTAGGATGAGAAATCGTCAATGAACGAGACCAGAAGAGCCCTCATGAAATCCATTCGTCTGACCTTATCGAGCTTGTCCTGTCTGGATACGTCCAAACCTTCCTTATCACCACCACCCACTAAAATTCACGTCAGTAACGTCTTCGATTTCGATGCAGTAAGTAGAAAACATATCCACTATTGATTCCACGCGAATGTGTAAATCGCATTGTATTCGAGTATATATTAAGATGTGCatgcaaattctttttatatgaatatactaccagtttttaaaaattattttttcttttttcgaatattttattcggatATTGATATACTACTGTTTTTGATTTTAAGTCTCttgtttgatattttgtatatttataggattttatatttctaaatatttgttcACGGATTGCAATGTCTTTTGTATGTGgatttttacatgtattatcaaaaatctCTTGAGAAGATTATCGGAAATTATCATTCGATGAAATAACGAGACATTTTTTCAAGGCAACATCAACATCAGAAGAAAAATCAGTGACGGAATCAACAGATAATACAGAGAAGCAAAGAAACTTGATAAATCACAGTGAATCGGAGGAGGATGAGGAGCTGAATGATGAGGATGAGGATGAGGAGACTCTGGAAGAAAAGATCGATCGACTTGCCTTGGAGAGTAGCGATGAAGATGAGGATTTTGATGTAAGTAATCgaaatataatgcattaataaactacagatttgcaaataaatatgtaaacatatCTATACACAATTAGACTCTCCCCTCATACAGTAAATAATcatgttattgaaaaaatcgTTTTGCTTCATTTGCTATgtgaaatattgttgatatttttaatctttcatcgAAATCGCATCAAAGTTAGCTTCTCGTATCCACGATCGTATTCAATTTATGAACATGAAGAAAATTCAGTGACGTGACCTTCTTTCTTCGATAGATAGTCCGCAACGACTTTAACGATATATGCTGTtcgtttcatttatatttttaagcggTGCTTTTGCGCGATATGGAAGATTTATCTGGCCACGCTTCAGCTATCATCTTTTTCAGCCGGCCGATTGCACCGTTTCGAGCAACGAAAGTCGCGACAACAGCAATGAGGATGATGACAGTGAGATCGACGAGGACGCTGGGAATGTATCCTCCACCGAGCTTCGCGATATCATCGAAGATGCTAAACGCGTGATACGTGACAAGAGTACAGAAGTGCGAAATGAAATCGAGAAGTTACAGGCTGCTGAGAGGGCCGCCGCACAAGTTTTCGACCAGGTAAAATATACCATCGACGAAAACTTTATGGATAGTTAAGGAAGGAGGAATACGCCGTTGTCGAATATTGaacaatcaatttttcgaTTTGATTGTCTCGTGCAATTCGAAATTACAAGAGTAAACTAACACACGAGCGAAAAAGTGTACAAGAATATCATCGCGTTTTctcaaacaaatttaaaaaaataatttatatatttccaaatataaatcttttttttacactcaTGCCAATTTTCGCACGCAACGTAAATTGAACAATATATCGGTATCGAGGAGCATTTTTTACGACGCATTAAAATAAGGGTGCGAAAATGTTCAACGTGCCTGTTCAACGAATTCAGAGATTGCCGGCCGGGGAGAACCGTGATAAGGTAGAGGAGCGCCTCTCGCAGCGTATCGACTCGCCCACGTGTTATACGCCCGACAGGTCCAGCGAGGGCGATTCGATCTTCTACTCGCCGCTCAGCTCAGACAACGATATGCCGAAGGCGCCGATCACCGAGAGTAAGTGATCCTGCGTCTCCTATGTGGCTGTTTTGCgtgagatttattatttatttgttgctTTCTCGCCTTCTCATTGACCTTTCTGTTATACGTGCTTCGCTTGCATTCGCTTTCAGTGTCAACAGAATTGCTGGCTAAATCACAATCGCATAGAGATCATTCAGTAACATTACGCATATATAATGGGCATGCAAATTTCGTCGATTAATGGTGGTTAATGATTATATAGAGTATATTCTGTGAATGATGGTACAATCATCAGAAAGACGACTttacgtgaaaaaataaataaaaaaatgagaaaattttaagaatgataaaattttttgaaatctgAGAATTAATACTATAATGACCATACAAATACCATTTTTAAGcttgaaagatttattttttttacgcgtaATCATTATCTTTTCGATTGTATCATCAATTGCAGAATACTCTGAATATTAGCGAAACGTGGAAAGATATCGCGCTATCGGCAAAACTATTTGTTTCGCACGTGATAGTGACGTTAAGTTTCGAGGAACTCCATTGAAGAAGATTAACgtgattctttttttcgtcgcattattttaaattatttatattattatatttatattatatatttttattattattagtttatccCGATGATCCCGACATATAAGATCGAAATAAAACGGCAAATAAATCGCACAATCAAGAGAATAATTCGACGATTCTTCGTTTCTTTGACagaacattttgtaaaaaactgatttttaaatgtgaaaCACATTACCTCTCTCGGCACGAAATGCTCACATGAAAgaacattgaattttttttatttgattcattgtttattattttaataagtaatctgattataaaagaaagcttaagaacaaatatatatgaaatcaattctgttataattatacaactGATTTAAGAAAACTTGAGAATTTTGTATAGAAACTAATATCAACAGAGCAGTGATGAATGGAAatcattaaacatttttcgatGAAATGCTTTGCGATTTTTTGACTGaggttatgtatatataaaaatgtgtattatgtttttaaataaataaagttaattatattcgcattattaatttgtctAGAATCCGTCTCGAGAGACTCCCTAGAGACGAACGAATATGCCAACGGTGATATACATTTCATTACAGCATCAATGATTTCAGGTACATACATAGCCAATTACGCACTTTGCATGAGCTGGCTTTGCTATGTCGCTAAGTTGTTCAATTTATTCAGATCGTTTGAAAGATCtgattttcattctttttcgaCAGAGACATCGAAGACGTCTGGAAGAGCAAACAACGGCGCGGTTGTTGAGAAACGCGGTGCAAACGTGAGTAAATGTCACAAGGGTAAACGTACGAGTCACGGCAatcgcagaaaaaaataatcaaccAGAGcgaaacagagagaaagagaaagaaggcgggaaagagaaaatgtgAAAGCTTAAAGCTTCTCTTCGCAAAGGGTCGGTTATTATCAGTGATATCGCGCGCCATATCGAACGTCATTGACAGTTACGAAAATTATCGAGGATTAAGTAGAGAGATTAAGAAGATTTGGAATAAGAGATATCTCTGTTCGAGCGCTGTCGCAGTCAGCGAGATACAATAAAGATATCTCGGGCTATCtatcaagatatatatgtatatatcgtatatactattcttgtgtaaaattttcgaCCTCATCAAAAAAAATGCCGAGTTATCTCggttatttgataattattgtttgcAGAAAAACAATTCTAAAAATCGCGATGTTCCATCACATTGACATTTCTTGACATTTCTCTGTTGAAATGTTTCAGTCAAACTCAAACCCGTCTAAAGCTGTCATTATCGCGACTTCCTTGGACACATATcgcgctttctctctttcgagaATAATTATAGTTTGCACGCGAAacagtaaagaaaaaaaaaaaaaataaatgcatgtcGCAGTTTGAAATTCATGCATTGCGCTCGAGAATGACACTCGTTGTTAGGATAATATTCAGATACGATGGGGAAATTAATTGGAATTGTCGATTACTTTACGCGATCCAGCAATGAACTTTATTCCCGATTCTGATATAAACTTGTCTAGACAAGCGACGACGAATACGAATGCATCTAAATCGCGTTCAAAGTACGCACCGAGCATTATCGTATTTAGACGAAACATCGGGTCTATCTTGGCAATTACATAATCGCCGATGGTAAATTATGCGTATTTTGTTTCTCTTCGATACGGTAATGCAAAATGCAACGTGTacgaaaatatgattaaagtCTGCGCCTTATCTTTAAAACTACTGCTTGAACTGGATTTCCTCGCATATTTACACTCgcttatttatgtaataacatCCGCGCACAcagataaatgattattatgtcTTACATTCCAGAGCcgcagataaatataaaaggaatTCAGTTTTAATCAATATGCACATGATTATCTTGTATGATGTATgcaaatgtattttctttttttttaaactataaaaaaggactatgaaataaatatagaaaatgacCCGTCCATCCTTTGTCATTTTCTAAATGCGTTTCGTTATGCATAACGTTTGCAACAtccttatattaattaaaatgttatcatctaatttttaattatttcagttaCAAtcgtacacatatatttttttctggcaatgtaacaatacatatatatcaatatttcttcttGAATGATCGAAATTATTCATTCACATGTTCattcattctatttttatcgattttgatTATCTTGATTTTGATTATGGAAGGTACAAAAAATGCATGTGCATATCATCGAAAatggtataatttataatcttttattatagttaattgtaattaatattttttcctttttctttgtgaatatataataatgttactaaggttgttttatattgttaaaaaaaagatctacttgttattatgataataaattatttaatcgtaatCGCATATATCTAATGTGTCTCTTGTGAAacgattatttcgatattatatcacgacTATAAGGAATCcgatcatatatatacaatcgaCAACAACTGATGATAAAGTAGTATAAATCAATACCGCAGGCAAAATATTGATAGCTTCGTTCCGACGCTCCCTTATCTTACGCGGCACAAATTTTTGCGTCGCtcgaaattatatcaatcCTTTACTACAGACTACGATCACAGTGTTATAACAATTTCTCCTCGCATCaccttttcataaaattattagagataTCAAAGCGCgtcgattttttctttttctttttttttttgcgacgcGCAACAACTCGCCCTTATCGCTTTAACCGCGATAAGCAGAGATTAGACCCATATGTCATGGAGTGCCGGATGGACAGATAAACGGTGTTCTTGGCGTCCTGGTTTAACGAAGAGATTGCGCCACACGATGATGCGAGATACATCccacatttaaaattacatcatcgtcattgtatattaaatctcTCCCTCCCGCAAAAAATACTCTTTCTCACACCATCaagtatcattaattttttagacaatgcgatcttttttctctttttcgcgcCGGATGATATTCTTCACGGCAACAATTGCATTTGTGcaacaatttataatctatatatgcatgtgtgtgtgtaaattgttgcataaataaatacagataGTGAGGGGAAACATTACTTTATCAAGTGCACTCATAGCTGACTCTGTTCGGTAGCACTTGTCGATTAAGCTGCGGATACTTCATCTCGAGAGTCTCTTGTCATTAACAAATTGTGAGGTACAAGCGACGATCAAGTAGCAACAACAATTGACCGATTATCTCTCTATAGTTGTTACCACTCTCATTTGCAATTCAGTTCACGATCCGCAACattgttttgaaattttttattctttatcttctataatttttttacgttgaGGCGATGTACTCTCGACGCGATAATTTATGACAAGTATACCGTGTATACTGATATCGAAATTGATcaacgattaaaatttaagtgcACAATAaccaaaacaatataaatacgaaataatatcgataacaaaaatacattCGTATTTATCGAACTTATGCTGTGTCAGTTTAAGCCTCTAAGTAGAAAATCGTAGCGTGGCAATTTATCATCTCTCGATCGCGCGATATCTTGAAATCATTTCGCACATGATAAATACagcaattttcttcttttccatCACACATAACTGTGTGCGATTAGCAAACGGCTAGATAAAGACTGCTCGTTTTCTAATCAAGTGACACGTGCGTTGCACAGACGAGCAACACAtttgaatgatatatattttatgtttgtgtatatgatatgtaaaagaaaatcacttaatgcttttttaatagtagattttttatttagagttgatttttttaagtaaattttaatttaaggctTGGTTaccaaaacatatatatataatgcgaaaAGTTGCAATAACATCTcttgacttttttattttttttgtatttgaaaaatatatcaaatattgaataaacaaTCTGTCATTAAAAGGCTATCTGGTGATTTTGAGtgtatttactatattatataaaaatcgtgttttagttttaatgttatacaatattatataatactatacaatattatataattaagataatcacatattattttgagagcacatatacatttatatattttcaattgatGATCGTAAGATTAAagcggaataaaataaatatcaataagaagagagcattaatttttgaaacttatttaaatatatagatatagagaaatatgtgtatatggtTCGTTTTTCAACAGGTCGAAGAGACTTGATATTTTGGCGTCTCTGACGTTACCGATTTGCGGTAGTCAAACTGATCTATGTAGAGTGTTATCACGCAGATAACGTTGCCGGAGTTCCTATCAGGTAGCCATATTTTTGATGCAATATATAGGTGATCGATATATCGCCACATAGTTCTCAGTAAAGCGGCTATCACGAATCGAATAAGAGTAATTTAGTATTCTATCCTGCccataattatcattattaaattccaCTTTCGAGTGCCAAAAGGCATTAGAGAAAAAGTGAGCCTTTGAATTTCAttatcaagaattattttctatctttcgTAGCAATCGCGTTATCATTCGCTCGATTTTATCAagcaagtttttaataaaatattgtaaaattgatttttcgaaaaattgcaatatatgtgTTTTAATCGCGCCGCGTTAGATACGCACAAAAGCTCCATCTCTTCTTCCTCGTATTTTGCCTCATCGAGAAGCAAAATTTGCGCGAAATCGTTACTCCAGGAGATGATGCTTCAGCATGAAATACACGTCGAATTTTCGAGGAATGCGAGTATGAAATCACGCTGGTCTTTCGTATCCGAAAAAAAAGGTACGAACTAAGACAATACGAAGAATTTTTCTGGTTGTCCTTCCTGATGTGTCTGTCGTGACATCGATACTTTCCTGATCTCCGCGGGATATTTCTCAACTTTTTCTATTGGACCCATAGCCGACACATTCGGAACAGCAAGAAGAGCAAGAAGGTGAGAAAAATGGCAGCCGGATACGACGATTGTTATGACTCTTCCTGGCATCTGATTCCGCCGGATTACGTCAGCAACGAGGAGGATTACaggtaaaaaattcaataaaaatgaaaaacgcatttcatagaaaaaaatcacaattatggcgaaaaattgtttttatttttattttttattttttgcatcaaaTAAAACTCAGAGGTAATGAGTACATAGTgagtattaagaaaaaatacaattctattacttcattatt
It includes:
- the LOC126853900 gene encoding uncharacterized protein LOC126853900 isoform X1; its protein translation is MTMECKSSSTAKIKETPENDGICPELRLLQSIAMQTSLGQTALKLVDNFLWTVEKCAEWSLPIQEVEDENGKSSGKLEFVRPLPWILFLPSLVMLRTIRMTVNVGAFVIGYPQVTPSALVKFLQKSRMRLNDIKNSGTREKQDKDEKSSMNETRRALMKSIRLTLSSLSCLDTSKPSLSPPPTKIHVSNVFDFDAATSTSEEKSVTESTDNTEKQRNLINHSESEEDEELNDEDEDEETLEEKIDRLALESSDEDEDFDPADCTVSSNESRDNSNEDDDSEIDEDAGNVSSTELRDIIEDAKRVIRDKSTEVRNEIEKLQAAERAAAQVFDQRLPAGENRDKVEERLSQRIDSPTCYTPDRSSEGDSIFYSPLSSDNDMPKAPITEKSVSRDSLETNEYANGDIHFITASMISETSKTSGRANNGAVVEKRGANVSKCHKGKRTSHGNRRKK
- the LOC126853900 gene encoding uncharacterized protein LOC126853900 isoform X5; this encodes MTMECKSSSTAKIKETPENDGICPELRLLQSIAMQTSLGQTALKLVDNFLWTVEKCAEWSLPIQEVEDENGKSSGKLEFVRPLPWILFLPSLVMLRTIRMTVNVGAFVIGYPQVTPSALVKFLQKSRMRLNDIKNSGTREKQDKDEKSSMNETRRALMKSIRLTLSSLSCLDTSKPSLSPPPTKIHVSNVFDFDAATSTSEEKSVTESTDNTEKQRNLINHSESEEDEELNDEDEDEETLEEKIDRLALESSDEDEDFDPADCTVSSNESRDNSNEDDDSEIDEDAGNVSSTELRDIIEDAKRVIRDKSTEVRNEIEKLQAAERAAAQVFDQRLPAGENRDKVEERLSQRIDSPTCYTPDRSSEGDSIFYSPLSSDNDMPKAPITESK
- the LOC126853900 gene encoding uncharacterized protein LOC126853900 isoform X2: MTMECKSSSTAKIKETPENDGICPELRLLQSIAMQTSLGQTALKLVDNFLWTVEKCAEWSLPIQEVEDENGKSSGKLEFVRPLPWILFLPSLVMLRTIRMTVNVGAFVIGYPQVTPSALVKFLQKSRMRLNDIKNSGTREKQDKDEKSSMNETRRALMKSIRLTLSSLSCLDTSKPSLSPPPTKIHVSNVFDFDAATSTSEEKSVTESTDNTEKQRNLINHSESEEDEELNDEDEDEETLEEKIDRLALESSDEDEDFDPADCTVSSNESRDNSNEDDDSEIDEDAGNVSSTELRDIIEDAKRVIRDKSTEVRNEIEKLQAAERAAAQVFDQRLPAGENRDKVEERLSQRIDSPTCYTPDRSSEGDSIFYSPLSSDNDMPKAPITEKTSKTSGRANNGAVVEKRGANVSKCHKGKRTSHGNRRKK
- the LOC126853900 gene encoding uncharacterized protein LOC126853900 isoform X4 translates to MTMECKSSSTAKIKETPENDGICPELRLLQSIAMQTSLGQTALKLVDNFLWTVEKCAEWSLPIQEVEDENGKSSGKLEFVRPLPWILFLPSLVMLRTIRMTVNVGAFVIGYPQVTPSALVKFLQKSRMRLNDIKNSGTREKQDKATSTSEEKSVTESTDNTEKQRNLINHSESEEDEELNDEDEDEETLEEKIDRLALESSDEDEDFDPADCTVSSNESRDNSNEDDDSEIDEDAGNVSSTELRDIIEDAKRVIRDKSTEVRNEIEKLQAAERAAAQVFDQRLPAGENRDKVEERLSQRIDSPTCYTPDRSSEGDSIFYSPLSSDNDMPKAPITEKSVSRDSLETNEYANGDIHFITASMISETSKTSGRANNGAVVEKRGANVSKCHKGKRTSHGNRRKK
- the LOC126853900 gene encoding uncharacterized protein LOC126853900 isoform X3; amino-acid sequence: MTMECKSSSTAKIKETPENDGICPELRLLQSIAMQTSLGQTALKLVDNFLWTVEKCAEWSLPIQEVEDENGKSSGKLEFVRPLPWILFLPSLVMLRTIRMTVNVGAFVIGYPQVTPSALVKFLQKSRMRLNDIKNSGTREKQDKDEKSSMNETRRALMKSIRLTLSSLSCLDTSKPSLSPPPTKIHVSNVFDFDAATSTSEEKSVTESTDNTEKQRNLINHSESEEDEELNDEDEDEETLEEKIDRLALESSDEDEDFDPADCTVSSNESRDNSNEDDDSEIDEDAGNVSSTELRDIIEDAKRVIRDKSTEVRNEIEKLQAAERAAAQVFDQRLPAGENRDKVEERLSQRIDSPTCYTPDRSSEGDSIFYSPLSSDNDMPKAPITEMSTELLAKSQSHRDHSVTLRIYNGHANFVD